AATGTCTCTATCTGTCATCACACCGCCTTCAACTTCATGCACTACGGAGAGCATTCACGAAACTTTGCTGATACAAGCGACACCTCTTCTTTGGAGATTGCAACTCCCATCCTCATTCCCAGGAGAGGAAGTCACGGCAATGTAATCTTCTTGACAAATCGTGGAGAGGCGACATCATACACGTCTGATGTGCACGGCCGCCGCGAGCCCCTCTAGCAATGGCAGCTTTAGACAGAAGCAACATGGTCGAATCTCCCGTCTCCATCTGGTTTAACCAAATCAGGGACGGTGGTCCCGACCCTGAAGTCGTTCTCGCTGCGCTTTCATGATAACCAACATATGATCCTTGCGGGAGGAGATCAAGCGGAAGTGATCTTATCTCTAGGAGGAAGCATATTGGCTTCTATCGACTTACCGTTCCAGCCGACACATGCACTCATCGCTGATGACTTCTCAAACGATGGATTAACGGATGTCATTGTGATGACATCAAATGGGATTTATGGGTTCGTTCAGACCAGACAGCCCGGATCTCTGTTTTTCAGTTCGTTGGTGGGATGTCTCTTAGTAGTTATGGCAGTTATTTTCATTGCTCGGCACTTAAAACTCCATTAAAATTAAGCCTCGACCTTCCAGTAGCTTTTGATAAAAAGACCTTGGAGCATAATTAATGAGGGTCTCTTAGGCTGGGGTTCATAGGGCATGATTAACCTCGGTCTTTTAGCCGGGGTTTTTAACttatgatttgatatttttttgttttctttgttttttacatttttcagtTAAGAGACGGCTcttagagcatgtttaatgGAAAGTTTTTAGGGCGGGGTACTTAGCAGAATATAAGAACTCGTCTCTTAACATTTAataaccggttcttagcttttttagttaaaagttaatatacggattcttatattccgctaaaaactcCGTCCTAAGAACCCCCATTAAACATgctcttatatttcttatttaagagacggttcttaacttttcttcgttaaaatctaaaaaaaaactaagaaccgtctcttagtCGAAGCTAAGAACTCCAATTAAGAGACTGAGGTTAATGATGGTCTTAGCATTATATAAGAAGTGTTTCTTAgcttttaattaagaaaaactaagaaacgTCTCTTAAAAActaagagatataagagatatttcttagttttttttagttaaaacctAAGAGAGTTTCTTATGTTATGGTAAGAAGTCCACTCCAAGAGATCTGTATTAATCATGCTTACTTTGACTCATCTCTACGGTAGTTGAACCGGTCCCATTAGCAGCGACACTTCACCCACACCGGTTTTGGTAAACCGGTCAGATCGTTgtaattttattatactttgtagaattttaaataaaaatggtaGAGGCGAATCAGCGAATGTACGTGGgactttatttgtttttcagttttgatgttttaattgaATTTTTGTTGCGACATTTAAGAGGTtttgaaatgaaaaacaaaatctgttttaaaaaaaagatcgaaagtACTTTTTTATTTCATGGGATTCATCGTACATTTCgtgtttttttctaaagaaataGGTTAAAGTAGATAAATAGGTTTAGCTCGCCAGTAATAATTGATGGAGCGATGTGATTTACAGTAGTGGAGTTTTGGACCACGCTAGATAGTGGTGATAATATAGTATAACCTCAATTCTCAAATGGGAATGTGGGAAGCATGAGTGGCGTAATgattttacttatatataatacttatatAATGTGCAAAAGCCTTCGTTTTACAGCAAGATAATAAAAGGCGTGCATATTTACACAATAACTTATTTTGGGTCGATGCTATTTACCCTGTTGAGGTActtacactttttttttctttttttgcaaaAGCCtgtttagagcatctccaacgtaaaactccattttttccttcaaaatggagtaaaagtgaaaattgtGAAAAATTGCTCCAACTCTACTTCATTTCCCACTTCATTAtgaagtgatgaacaaacaaaaaataaactactccatttatggagtaaatttcattGTGGAGTGAGATATGGAGTTGGGTTGGAGCATTCCTTACTCCATAtccacttttactccattttagaggaaaaaatggaattgggatggagatgcccttacacttttttttttttttttttttgcaaaagcCTGCTTACACTTTCTTTCTTTGATCGACggaacaaaattattttgtggAATCACTGTAGTCTACTTGTTAAgctttaaaggcttctacatcCAAGTTTTGGGGTTCGAATCCCAAACTATGCAATTTCTtacagattacaggaaatctaAGTTTCATGTCCCGGAGATaacgatttattaaacaattatgcagactacggAAGAGAGACgtacaagggatcttcaacatggtgcaaataAATCTGGTCAAACGTGgataggacggctcaggtgatgcagttaggcatAAGTCCTCATAAAgtaggtagtattgtcggttgtccaATCGTATATGTAATCTTTCTCgtatcataattgtaatatcataataaatcagcgttaaaaaaaacaaaattactcGAAGACAATCGGTATTTACATTTCCTTCgtaattggttttctttttttttacaacgaaAAGCTATTATATTACTCAAATTTGAGGTGTTCTACATTGTAGAATCACAAACATATGAATCAAAGATCACAAATTCAATAAGAATACTCTCTTATTAATGCTTAAGAAACTCCACAAAACTTAAACTCTCTCAATCACACAACTCATATGTTATGTCACACTTTGACatctccatatatatataaatataaagtcCTAACAACACAAGACATAGGATAACTAGATAACTCCTAATTATCAAGGACTTtcctatttatatatttagctTGATCTCCAAGCTAACTCAAGCTTATCCCAACATTCTCTCATTTAAGCTTGAATTCACTTTCTCTAATATTTTAAACTCCAATCAAACTTCTCATCTCTTTAAACTTTAGCTTTCCAAGTGACTTTGTCAATATGTCAGCCTTTTGTTCAGTTCCCGGGATGTGCTTAACTTCAATTTGCTCACTCTCTACACATTCTCTTATGAAGTGGAATCTTCTATGAATGTGCTTACTTCGCCCGTGGAAGACATGGTTTTTGGTCAAGGCGATGGCTGATTTATTATCAAACCGAATGGCGACTTTGACGGTGTCTCTTCCAACAACCTCGCTAAGCAACTCCTGAACCCACACGACTTGTTTGGCTGCTTCAGTCGCTGCCATAAACTCAGCTTCACATGATGAGAGCGCAACGATCTCTTGTTTATGTGAGCACCAAGTGATAGGGCTTTCATTGAGATAGAACACATGACCATGTGTGCTTCTTCCATCATCTATATCCACATTATGTGAGCTATCACTATAGCCTCTTATCTCttgcttccttgatcttgagtAGTGAAAACCTAGTGAAGTTGTTCCTCGTAGATATGAGGAACCTGTAACAAGAAGATCGTCCACATACACGACGACGATAAGAATGCCTTTCCTCTCTTCCTTTCGATATAGTGAAGGTTCCTTAGGACATCTTGTAAAGCCAAGTTCCCGGAGTATTCCATTAAGCTTCACATTCCAGGCCCTACACGCTTGCCTCAACCCGTACAACGCCTTTCTCAGTTTGTACACTTTCTCTTCCTTTCCTGCGACTACGAACCCTTCTGGTTGGGTAACGTACACGTCTTCTTCTACCTCGCCATGAAGGAAAGCCGTCTTGGCGTCAAGATGGTGGATCTCCCACCCATTTGATGCTGCTATAGCAATAACCAACCTGATGGTTTCAATACGAGCGATCGGAGGAAAGACTTCGTCATAATTAACTCTGTGTCTTTGAACATAGCCCTTTGCAACCAATCGTGCTTTGAACTTACTGATGCTTCCATCCGCAttcctttttactttaaaattccACTTCAGACCGATAGGTTTTACTCCCAATGGAAGATCAACAAGAACCAAGTTTTATTCTTCTCTATTGAAAAGATTTCATCTTTGCATGCATCAACCTAAACCTTAAGTTCTTTCGCTTCATTGTAGTCCCAAGGTTCGTCGTTTAGAACCATCAGTAGTCTCTCACCCTCAGCTTCTGTAAGAAGAACGTAATCATCAAGGTATGCCGGCTTTGAACTTATCCTCGTTGATCTCCGTAGTTGTGTATGTtctccatcatcttcttcatcgacATTGTCTCCATCGTCCTCTGCTTTATCCTCTGCTTTATCCTCTGCTTCATTCTCTGTTTCACTTAGGACAACAGCTGCAGGCTCTGTTTTATCATTGTCGCTAAAGCTTCGAACATCGATGTTAAACGAGTTAAAGTTAGGTTCTCTTGTCTTGTCACTAGCGTTCCATATCCAGGCTTTATTCTCTTCAAATACAACATCTCGGCTCACCACGATCCTTTTACTCACGGGATCAATCAAGCGGTAAGCTTTAGACCTGGGTTCTATACCTAAGTGTACTAGAACTCTCGATCGATCATCAAGTTTCTTCCTCCCTGCAACTTATGTTCTAGCGTAGCATACACAGCCAAATACTTTCAGGTGCTTCAGATTCGGTTTCTTCTTCCGCAAGGCTTCATATGGTGTTTCACCGGTTAGGGATCTTGTGGCAATACGGTTTATCAGATAAGTGGCGTGTCTTGTTGCTTCCCCCCCATAACCAACTTGGAACATTCATATGTTTAAGTATGCTTCTTGTCATCTCGAGTAAAGTTCGATTACGTCGCTCAACGACTATGTTCTGTTGAGGAGAGTACAGAGTTGTTAGGTGTCTAGAGATTCCATTCTTATCGCAATATAGAATGAATTCGTGAGACACGAATTCTCCACCTCTATATGTTCTGAATGTCTTTATTACAGCTCTGGTTTCAAGTTCCGCTATCTTCTTGAAGTGTTTAAACTTTTCGAAAGCTTCACTCTTCTCCTTTAACAAGATTATCCACATATATCAAGAGTAGTCGTCTATAAGCACAAAGACGTACCGTTTCTGTCCAGGTGTGGTGGGTGTAATCGGTCCGCACAGGTCTCCATGAACTAGTTCCAGAGGTTGAGTGGCTCGGAACAAAGTCGTTTTCGGGAATGGTACACGAGCTTGCTTGCCGAGCAAACATGATACACACGTTTCTTTCTTAACCTGGATATGAGGAACTCCTTCGACCAGTTTTTTATTGATCATCAGCTTTATTGTATCCCTGTTAACATGACCGAGACGAGCATGCCACTTAAAAGACTCCGAGGTTGTACAGATTTGAAGAAGTTGAATTGTATCAGCTTGTAAGACAACTTTATACAGACGGTTCCTTGAGCGTGTGATCTTGACTATTAGATATCCCATTCTATCAAAGAGAAATAGCTCGTTGTCTTTCATTCTTACCTCTCATCCAGCTTCCGTTGCTTGTCCCAAACTGACAATGTTGCTTCTTAGTCCTGGTATGTAGTATACATCCTTCAAAATATTCTTCTCGCCTCCATCAAATATAAAGCGAACAGACCCTTTTCCTTTTATGTCAATGCGGGAATCATCACCAAAACGAACTTTTCCTGTAACTCTTTCATCAAGAGACACGAAGAACATACGATCTCCACTCATATGATTACTTGCTCCGTTGTCAAGATACCATACGTTCTTTGTGTCTTGTTCGCTCTCGAAAACCATTGGGTTTACCTTTTGTTCGTTGAGTTAAACCACTTCATGCATCATCAATTCATCAGCTTCTTGAGTTTCTTCATCCTTCTTCTCCGTGGTTTCTTGAAGCTTAAGCAATCTGTCGGGAAAGTCTTGCACATAATGTCCAAGCTTACCGCATCTAAAGCAAGTTATATGCGATGTATCTATGTTTTGACCTTGTCTGTAAGCTTCTCTCTGCGCATGGAAGTTGCCGTAGCGTCCTCGGCCTCTTCCTCTCCATCTGTTTCGTCCTCCacgtcctcttcctctgttACCGCCATAACTCTTTTGGTGAGATTCTGTCGTGGAGTTGACATACATTAGTTTTTCTTGATCATCagtttgttcttcttcttcttcacatatCCTTTCTTCGTAAGCTTTCAATCTCCCTATGACATCTTCAAAGCTAGTCGTATTCAAATCAAGAGGCTCAAGAGATGCTACAatgtgaatatatttttttcttggtaAGCTCTTTAAGAACTTCTTCACGAGCTTTGGTTCTTCTAATATTTCCCCCAACGATGCAGATTTTGAGGAAATTTCAGATAATTTTCCAACAAAAGTATCAATCGTGTTAGTGTACTTCATCTTTAGTCTATCAAAATCCGCCATCAATGTCTGCAGTCTCGCCTCTCTCACACGTTCAGCTCCAACATGCCTCGCTTTAATGGCTTCCCATACTGCTTTTCCTGTATCAAGGTCACCAACTTGTAATGTCAAGGCCTCGGAGATTGATTGAAACAACAAGGCTATTGCCAAGTTATTCTTCTCATCGTGTTTGGTTCCCGGGTCAATGACTTCCCAAACTTTGTTAACCTTGAGAGCAATCTTCATCCGCATAGCCCATATTGTGTAGTTTGAAGAACTTAGCATAGGAAACTTGATGGAGGACGGTCTGGTTCCTTTGGAGattgcttcatcttcatctttccCGTCACTCATGTTTGCGAAGACAAATTAATCACACACGTTTATGTATCTCGCCtagaatgctctgataccaagtgTAGAATCACAAACGTATGAATCAAAGATCACAAATTCAATAAGAATACTCTCTTATTAATGCTTAAGAAACTCCACAAAACTTAAGCTCTCTCAACCACATACCTCATATGTTATGTCACACTTTGAcatcttcatatatatataaatataaagtcCTAACAACACAAGACATAGGATAACTAGATAACTCCTAATTATCAAGGGCTTtcctatttatatatttagctTGATCTCC
The window above is part of the Brassica napus cultivar Da-Ae chromosome C8, Da-Ae, whole genome shotgun sequence genome. Proteins encoded here:
- the LOC106363432 gene encoding uncharacterized protein LOC106363432; translated protein: MSDGKDEDEAISKGTRPSSIKFPMLSSSNYTIWAMRMKIALKVNKVWEVIDPGTKHDEKNNLAIALLFQSISEALTLQVGDLDTGKAVWEAIKARHVGAERVREARLQTLMADFDRLKMKYTNTIDTFVGKLSEISSKSASLGEILEEPKLVKKFLKSLPRKKYIHIVASLEPLDLNTTSFEDVIGRLKAYEERICEEEEEQTDDQEKLMYVNSTTESHQKSYGGNRGRGRGGRNRWRGRGRGRYGNFHAQREAYRQGQNIDTSHITCFRCGKLGHYVQDFPDRLLKLQETTEKKDEETQEADELMMHEVV